The [Clostridium] colinum genome includes the window TAACATAAAAAATTATTTAAAAACTCTTTTTATTTTATCAATAATATCTGAAATATTTTATGATTTATGCTTTAATAGTGAAATAAATTTTATTAATCAAACAAATACAGTGTATACACTATTTATTGCTAGTATTTCTTTATTTTTCTACAATAAAAATACAAACTATTTGATAAAATATTTTTTCCTATTTTTAGGTATTTTATTAGCTTACATTTTAAAAACTGATTATGGAACTTGGGGTATTGTATTAATTTATATTTTCTACTTTGTAGAGGATAAAAAATATATTTTATTTTATAGTATATTTTGGGTTACTATAAAAAATATTGACTTTATATTAAACATACTATACTATAAAATTAATGATAAAAACTATATTTATCAATCTTTTAATTTATATATTTTTACAATTATACCCTTATTTATAATTTTATTTTATAATGGAAAAAAAGGTAAAAATATAAAATATATATTTTACATTTTGTATCCTTTTCATCTTTTTCTACTTTATTTAATAAAGATATTTTTATTATAATGGAGGTTTTATGAAAATATTAATAGATGCTGATGGTTGCCCCGTAATAAATATATGTATAGATATAGCATTAAAAAATAATATAGAAGTTTTAATTGTTTATGACACTTCTCATATTTTTAATTTTGAAAATGAAAAAATAACTTGTATAATTGCAGATAAAGGAAAAGATAGCTCCGATTTTATATTATTAAATAAATGTGAAAAAAACGATATTGTTGTAACACAAGATTATTCTCTTGCTGCTATGTGCTTAACTAAAAATTGTTTTGTCATTAATCAAAATGGTTATATTTTTACAAATAATAATATAAATGAACTTTTACTAAGAAAACATATTGGTAAAAAGCTAAGAAAATCTGGTAAAAAAGATTTTAAAATAAAAAAACGAACCAAAGAATGTGATTATAAATTTATAGAAAATTTTACAAAACTTATAAATAATCAATGTTAATACTTTATTTTAAAATTTTTTTAAAAAACTGTTGACAATATTAGGATTATAGATTATAATAATTATTGTCTTAAGGGAAAAGCTTAAGCCCAGATAGCTCAGTCGGTAGAGCAGAGGACTGAAAATCCTCGTGTCGGCGGTTCGATTCCGTCTCTGGGCATATGCGGGTGTGGTTCAATGGTAGAACATCAGCCTTCCAAGCTGAGGACGTGGGTTCGATTCCCATCACCCGCTTTTACCTTAATACGCGCGAGTGGCTCAGTGGTAGAGCATCGCCTTGCCAAGGCGAGGGTCGCGGGTTCGAATCCCGTCTCGCGCTTATGCGGGTGTGGTTCAATGGTAGAACATCAGCCTTCCAAGCTGAGGACGTGGGTTCGATTCCCATCACCCGCTTTTATTCTAAGGTTTTAAAAGACAGAGTTATTAATAAATCTGTCTTTTTTGTATTTAACTAACTTTTATTTTAAATCTAACTTAAATCATATTCTATTCATACTACTTTTATTATTTTTCCCTATTTTATTTGATTAAAATATAATTTCTGTTAAGATACATTTTATCTTTAAAATAAAAAACTTATTAAATCAAATATTATTAATTTAATAAGTTTTTTATTATTTTTATATTAGTCTTTAAATACTTTATTAAATTCAGCAAAAGATTTTTTTAATTCCGAATCATCTGGCATTTTATCTATATCATCTAAAAATTTATCCCAATAATCAAATGTAAGATTTTTTACATAATTTTCATTAATATATTTTGCTATATTTGTTAATATATCTTGAAGATTTGGTGCTACATCAGATATATGAAATACTACTCTATCACCTTCACAATATTCCCAACCATGTTCTTCATCATATAAAAAAGCTCCTTTGTCAGTACGAAAAGCCTTTCCGCTAATTTCTGCTAATGCATAATGCTCAGACATACTCACTATAAATTCATTAGTATAACTTCCTTTAAACCAATCCTCTTGATTAAAAATATTTATATACTCTGTTACAAGCTTTTCAAACTCTCCTAAAGGCATTATTTTTTCTACTTCTTTTATATCTAAAAATTCTCCAAATCCATAATGTGCTCCTAAAATAATATCTTTACTAGCATATATGCTATATTTATAATCTTTATTATCTATATCATAATTATTATGATTTTCATTATAATACGTTTTTATATTATTC containing:
- a CDS encoding TraX family protein produces the protein MIIDHIGGVIFKNHLLFRYIGRLSFPLYSFLITEGLKKTSNIKNYLKTLFILSIISEIFYDLCFNSEINFINQTNTVYTLFIASISLFFYNKNTNYLIKYFFLFLGILLAYILKTDYGTWGIVLIYIFYFVEDKKYILFYSIFWVTIKNIDFILNILYYKINDKNYIYQSFNLYIFTIIPLFIILFYNGKKGKNIKYIFYILYPFHLFLLYLIKIFLL
- a CDS encoding YaiI/YqxD family protein, producing MKILIDADGCPVINICIDIALKNNIEVLIVYDTSHIFNFENEKITCIIADKGKDSSDFILLNKCEKNDIVVTQDYSLAAMCLTKNCFVINQNGYIFTNNNINELLLRKHIGKKLRKSGKKDFKIKKRTKECDYKFIENFTKLINNQC